The window GAAGAAGAATTTGAAAAGGCTAAAAAGATTTCAAAACTAAGAGTAATTGGAGCAGGTGCTACATCAAATGTAATTTTTGCATTTATTTTAGGAGCAATTCTATTAACAAATCCATTTTTTGCAATGGTTTTACCTGAACCACTTTTGAGTGCATTCTATGAATTGCCAGATGGTGTTTTAGTATTATCAATTATTGAAAATTCTGGAGCTGAAAAAGCGGGCTTGCAGGCAAATGATATAATAACTTCAATTAACGATATACCGATTCATAGTCCAATAGATTTTCCCAGTTTGAATCCTGGAGAAACTGCAAGTGTTACGGTGATTAGAGACGGTCAATTGTTGAACTTTGGTGTAGAAATTACTCCATCACCTGAAGATCCAGATCGGGGATTAATTGGGATAATGCGAGATAATACATTTGCATACAAACCTGTAATGAACTTCATCGAATGGAATGATCCCAATGTTTCAATGTTTTTGTTATGGCTTTGGATGATTTCATTTTTCATAGGAATTATCAACATGTTACCATTACCAATCCTGGATGGAGGAAAATTCATTCATACAATAATTGATAAGAGAATTTCAGATAAATCAATTAATGGTGTAATGTGGGGAATCTACGCCTTCACTTTTGTCCTGTTTGGTCTCAATATTGCTTTATCATATATGAAATCGGGTTGGTTTACTATCTAAAAAATACCTAAAGAATCATTAATGAAAAATTATATCTGAAATTATGCAATGCGATAGATGTGAGAATCAAGCAGTCTATACTAGAAAATATTCTGGTCAAAAACTATGCTCACATTGTTTCTCTCATTCTATTTTAAGAAAAACAGCAAAAACGATATCAAAATACAACATGATCAATCATAATGAATTAGTAGCAGTTGCAGTTTCTGGTGGAAAAGATTCTTTGGCATTACTTAAAGTAATTCATGAAATGGCATCTACTCATAATTTTAAAATCAAAGCAATTACAATTGATGAGGGAATTCCAGGATATAGGAATGAGGCATTAGAGATTGTTGAAAAATTTTGTGAGAAATTAAATGTAGAACATAAAGTTTATTCTTACAAGGATCTCTTTGAGTTAACCCTTGATGAAGCATTAGAATTAAGAGATAGTGAAAAGACATCTTCTTGTTCAATTTGTGGAACTCTTAGAAGACGTGCAATTGATCATGCTGCAAAAGATATAGGAGCTGATGTAATTGCAACTGGTCATAATTTAGATGATACGCTTCAAACATTTGTCATTAACATGCTCTCAGGTGATACAAATAAAATTGGATGGATGGATCCTGATACAACAAATAATTCAGTTAGAAAGATAAAACCATTTTGTGAAATTTATGAATCTGAAATTGTGTTTTATGCATTTACAAATGATCTTCCTTTTCAATCAGAACCTTGTCCACATATGAATGAGGGAATAAGAACAGAGATTCGT of the Nitrosopumilus sp. genome contains:
- a CDS encoding TIGR00269 family protein — protein: MQCDRCENQAVYTRKYSGQKLCSHCFSHSILRKTAKTISKYNMINHNELVAVAVSGGKDSLALLKVIHEMASTHNFKIKAITIDEGIPGYRNEALEIVEKFCEKLNVEHKVYSYKDLFELTLDEALELRDSEKTSSCSICGTLRRRAIDHAAKDIGADVIATGHNLDDTLQTFVINMLSGDTNKIGWMDPDTTNNSVRKIKPFCEIYESEIVFYAFTNDLPFQSEPCPHMNEGIRTEIREFLNTLENQHSGIKNNLYQSVLKVSQIVKNSNSKIKTNCEKCGNECTGNVCSVCNMVLKLKENQT
- a CDS encoding site-2 protease family protein gives rise to the protein MELDFITQNSIIYVLIAWVAIVIIAKGLKFEKYGFEIKAYSLVYKNKQVNSVLIKILSRTKRGIRVFADVSVISGFIMMGFAFWFLLNNVSNYFVAQSEFSELTVLIPGVTLTSSSSITYFLLSIPIVLVIHEGAHGIVAALEKIKIKTGGFAIFIAMFAGFVEPDEEEFEKAKKISKLRVIGAGATSNVIFAFILGAILLTNPFFAMVLPEPLLSAFYELPDGVLVLSIIENSGAEKAGLQANDIITSINDIPIHSPIDFPSLNPGETASVTVIRDGQLLNFGVEITPSPEDPDRGLIGIMRDNTFAYKPVMNFIEWNDPNVSMFLLWLWMISFFIGIINMLPLPILDGGKFIHTIIDKRISDKSINGVMWGIYAFTFVLFGLNIALSYMKSGWFTI